Within Corynebacterium timonense, the genomic segment TGGCCCGTCGACGACCGCGCGGGCTACGTCGACGGCGAGGCCCACCCCATCGCCCTCACCACCGACGGGTGGCAGCTGCGCGACTACCAGCAGTACGCCAGCGAGGCCTTCTGGGAGGGCGGTTCCGGGGTGGTCGTGCTGCCCTGCGGGGCCGGAAAGACGGTGGTGGGCGCGGCGTCGATGGCGCAGGCGCAGACCACCACGCTCATCCTGGTCACCAACACGGTGGCGGGCCGGCAGTGGCGCGACGAGCTGCTGCGCCGCACCACGCTGACCCCGGAGGAGATCGGCGAGTACTCCGGGGAAAAGAAGGAGATCCGCCCGGTGACCATCGCGACCTACCAGGTGGTCACGCGCAAGACACACGGCGAGTACAAGGCGCTGGAGTTGTTCGACTCGCGCGACTGGGGCCTCATCATCTACGACGAGGTCCATCTCCTGCCCGCCCCGGTCTTCCGGATGGCGGCTGACCTGCAGTCGCGGCGGCGCCTCGGGCTTACCGCGACGCTCGTGCGCGAGGACGGCCGCGAGGATGACGTGTTCTCCCTCATCGGCCCGAAGCGCTACGACGCGCCCTGGAAAGAGCTCGAGATGGCCGGCTACATCGCCACCGCCGAGTGCGTGGAAGTGCGCACTACGCTGGGGAAAGAGGAGCGGCTGGCCTACGCCACCGCGGAAACGCGCGACCGCTACCGGGTCGCCGCGTGCTCGGAGGGCAAGCTGCGGGCCGTCGATAAGCTTCTGCACAAGCACGCCGGCCAGCAGACCCTCATTATTGGGGCCTTCATCGACCAGCTGGAGGAGATCGCCCGGCGCACCGGCGCGCCGCTTGTGCACGGGAAAACCACCACAAAGAAGCGCGAGGAGGCCTTTGCCGCCTTCCGTGCGGGCGAGATTGACACCCTCGTGGTGTCCAAGGTGGCGAACTTCTCTATCGACCTGCCCGAGGCGGCCGTGGGTATCCAGGTCTCGGGCGCGTTCGGCTCACGGCAGGAGGAGGCGCAGCGGCTCGGCCGGCTGCTGCGACCGAAAAACGGCGGCGTGGAGGCGCGCTTTTACACCATCGTCGCGCGCGACACCCTCGACGCGGAGTACGCGGTGCACCGCCAGCGCTTCCTCGCTGAGCAGGGCTACGCCTACCGGCTCGTGGACGCGGACGACCTATAGAATCGTGCGCATGAGCGAGATGAAGGTGTTCCGGTTCGACGTTGACGAGGCGTACGCGCAGAAAAACAACGAAATGCTGCGGGACACGCGCTACCTGGTCATCTCGGGGGTCTCGCTCTTCGTTCTCTGCCTCATCGGCGCGATCCTGGTCTGGTTTTTCGTCGACCCGGCCTCGCCGTGGCGGCTGCTGGGGTCCCTCGGTCTGCTGCTCTTCGGCGTCATGATGCTCATCGTGGGCCTGCTCGTGCCCCGCTCGGTGGGCTCGGCGCAGTCGCTGTACGACGCCCACCCCCTCGCCGCGGCCATCATCGCGGAGAGCAGGGGCACCGACTACACGCTTCTGGCCTTGGTGAACACGACGGTCGACCCGGCCCAGCCTGCCCACTGGGCGCTGACGACGCAGACCGTCCGGTCGCTGCCGCACACCCCGGACACCGTGGGGGCGAAGGTTCCTGTCGCCGCGGTCGGCGGGCGCCGTTCCGTGCACGAAAAGGGACGGTGGCAAGTCATTACCCCCATGCCGATTGCCTGGGGCACCCCCGATCCCTCGGTCGTGGACGCCGCGAAGAAGGCCGTGCCGCGCGAGCAGTGGCACATCCTGGATACCTCGCGCCCGCGCCTCAAGGAGGTTATGGCGGCGAAGTACCGCCTCCTCCCCCTCGACGAGCTACCCCTGAATTAGCCCCTGACGGGGGGAATGTGACCCCGGATACAATTTTTTCCGGAATATTCCTTCAATCACTTCCAATCATGACCTTTTTTCGATTAATTTAGTTTCCTAAGCAAAAAGCGACCCGCCGCTACTAACAGCTATTGATCTCGGTTGTTGATCAGTACGGCGGGTGTGATGTGAAAGGAAACGGCTTTGTCGACGTCCACTACCGCGACCTCCTCCCGAGGAAGGTTCCACCGCGTCCTGGACTGGCGCCCCGCCAGCATCCTGGCTCGCATCCTCATCGTTCTCGCTCTCGTGGTGCCGCTGCTGATCTCGGCGACCTACATGTGGGCGATGTGGGACCCGAGCAAGACCTTGCCCAACGTCCCCTTGGCTATCGTCAACGAAGACAAGGGCGCCGAGAACGACGGCGAGTTCCAGGCAGTCGGCGACCAGGTGGTCCAGGGCCTGCTCGAGACCGAATACCTCGACTTCCGCGAGGCCACCGCCGAGGAGGCGCGCCTCGGCCTGACCAAGGGCGACTACCTCTTCGTGGTCACCATCCCGGAGGACTTCTCCGAGCGCGTTGTCTCCCTCATCTCGGACAACCCGCGCCAGTCCGAAATCCGGGTGGACTACAACGACTACGGCGGGACGAACGGCGCTGTCCTCACCGCCGGCCTCGTCCCGCAGCTGCAGGCGGAGGTCGCGGCGCAGATCACCGAAACCTACGCCACGGAGACCCTGGACGGCATGAACCAGTTGGGCGACGGCATCCGCCGTGCCGCCGACGGCGCGACGAAAATCGATGACGGTTTGGGCCGCCTCAAGGACGGAACCGGCAGGGCGGTCGACGGCATCGGACAGCTCGACAACGGCGCCTCCCAGCTCAACGACGGCGCCTCCCAGCTCGATAACGGCGCGACCGAGCTCAACAACGGCGCCTCCCAGCTCAACGACGGCGCGAAGCGGCTCGAGGCCGGCGCCCACGAGCTGAGCAACGGCATGGTCACGCTCAAGGACGGCACCCGGCAGCTTGGCGACGGCGCCGCCCAGATCGACGGCGGCGTCCAGCAGCTCACCGGCACCCTGATCCCGCTGCTGGAGCGCGTCCAGGGTGCGGTCGGCCAGATCCGCCCCGTCGTGGACACCCTCTACGCCGCCGGCCTGACCGCGCAGGCCGACCAGCTCAACAGCACCCTGTCCAAACTCGACCCCGCTAACTCCGAAAACATGGTGTCGCAGCTCAACCGGCTGCGCGACGGCACGGCCGAGCTGAGCTGGAACCTCAACAGCCCCGAGGCGCCCTACCTCAACGGCGTGAACCGCCTCCTCGATGGCTCCCAGCAGCTCGCCAATGGCTCCACCGAGCTGCGCGACGGCACCGACCGTCTCCGCGACGGCACGGTCCGCCTCAAGGACGGCACGGTCCAGCTGAAGGACGGCACCGTCCGGCTCAAGGACGGCACCACTCAGCTTGTCGACGGCGGCGCCCAGCTCAGCGACGGTGTCGACCAGCTCAAGGACGGCTCCGGCGAGTTGTCCGAGCGCCTCGTCGAAGGCGCCGAGAACGCCCCCGTTGTCTCGCACCTGGATGACTCCGCCCGCCAGATGGCCGTGCCCATCCTCTTCGAGGAGGCCAACCTCCACCCGACGCAGGGGCTTGTCGACGAATCGAACCCGACCGTCAAGACCGTCGAGAGCGGCTTCTCCCTCATCGTCATGCTCATCTTCGGCTACCTCGTCATGGCCGTCCTGTCCGCCCTGCTGCCCCACGTCGTGGGGCGCCGCGCGGACAGCCGCACGGCCGCGGGCCCGGTCCTGCGCGCCTTCGGCCTCATCTTCCTCATCAACCTGGCCGTCCTGGGCGTCTTCACCGCCATCTCTGTGCTCACGGGCTGGCGCCCGGATAACTGGGCGACGATGGCCGTGGTCGTCGCGTTCATCGCCGCGAACGGCGCCGCCCTGTTCCAGTTCTTCCGGGTCCTGTTCGGCCGCCTCGTCGGCGGGCTGTTCTCCGTCGGATTCTTCGCCCTCGGCCTGTTCGTCTTCGGCGGCGTCTGGCCGGTGCCGACCATCCCGGGCCCGCTGCAGTTCTTCCACGCGCTGCACCCGATGAGCTACGCCCGCGACGCGTTCATGCGCGCCACCGACGGAATCTACGACGGCACCTTCTGGGTCGCCCTCGTGGTCCTGCTTGGGTTCATCGTGGTCCCGCTGATCGCGTCGGTGGTCATTTACAACGCCCGGCGCCACGGCGCCGCGACGGAGCTCGAGGAGGACCGCCGCGAGACGCGCCTCGGCGAGGAACCACTCGCCTCCGTGACGTACTAAAAGAAAAAGCCGGGCAGATGCCCGGCTTTTTCTCTGCGCGTCACCCGCGCGCTACTCCTTGGTAATGCCATAGGAGTTGTGCAGCGCAACCTCGCGGTCCTCGCCGTTGTGCAGGTCACCCTCGACTTGGTAAAAGTCGATCGTGAAAGTCGCGGGGGTGACGGTGTAGACGGCGAAGCTCTGGATCGTCGACTGGCGGTAGT encodes:
- a CDS encoding DNA repair helicase XPB is translated as MASPATNEGRNPVPDGPLIVQSDKTVLLETAHPQASLARAALAPFAELERAPEHVHTYRITPLALWNARAAGFDAETAVDTLERYSRFPVPQALLIDVAETMARYGRVALVKHPAHGLILDADEAALLTEITRHTKIRPLLGQAIDGTTVAVHPSERGRIKQELTKIGWPVDDRAGYVDGEAHPIALTTDGWQLRDYQQYASEAFWEGGSGVVVLPCGAGKTVVGAASMAQAQTTTLILVTNTVAGRQWRDELLRRTTLTPEEIGEYSGEKKEIRPVTIATYQVVTRKTHGEYKALELFDSRDWGLIIYDEVHLLPAPVFRMAADLQSRRRLGLTATLVREDGREDDVFSLIGPKRYDAPWKELEMAGYIATAECVEVRTTLGKEERLAYATAETRDRYRVAACSEGKLRAVDKLLHKHAGQQTLIIGAFIDQLEEIARRTGAPLVHGKTTTKKREEAFAAFRAGEIDTLVVSKVANFSIDLPEAAVGIQVSGAFGSRQEEAQRLGRLLRPKNGGVEARFYTIVARDTLDAEYAVHRQRFLAEQGYAYRLVDADDL
- a CDS encoding DUF3239 domain-containing protein produces the protein MSEMKVFRFDVDEAYAQKNNEMLRDTRYLVISGVSLFVLCLIGAILVWFFVDPASPWRLLGSLGLLLFGVMMLIVGLLVPRSVGSAQSLYDAHPLAAAIIAESRGTDYTLLALVNTTVDPAQPAHWALTTQTVRSLPHTPDTVGAKVPVAAVGGRRSVHEKGRWQVITPMPIAWGTPDPSVVDAAKKAVPREQWHILDTSRPRLKEVMAAKYRLLPLDELPLN
- a CDS encoding YhgE/Pip domain-containing protein, with product MSTSTTATSSRGRFHRVLDWRPASILARILIVLALVVPLLISATYMWAMWDPSKTLPNVPLAIVNEDKGAENDGEFQAVGDQVVQGLLETEYLDFREATAEEARLGLTKGDYLFVVTIPEDFSERVVSLISDNPRQSEIRVDYNDYGGTNGAVLTAGLVPQLQAEVAAQITETYATETLDGMNQLGDGIRRAADGATKIDDGLGRLKDGTGRAVDGIGQLDNGASQLNDGASQLDNGATELNNGASQLNDGAKRLEAGAHELSNGMVTLKDGTRQLGDGAAQIDGGVQQLTGTLIPLLERVQGAVGQIRPVVDTLYAAGLTAQADQLNSTLSKLDPANSENMVSQLNRLRDGTAELSWNLNSPEAPYLNGVNRLLDGSQQLANGSTELRDGTDRLRDGTVRLKDGTVQLKDGTVRLKDGTTQLVDGGAQLSDGVDQLKDGSGELSERLVEGAENAPVVSHLDDSARQMAVPILFEEANLHPTQGLVDESNPTVKTVESGFSLIVMLIFGYLVMAVLSALLPHVVGRRADSRTAAGPVLRAFGLIFLINLAVLGVFTAISVLTGWRPDNWATMAVVVAFIAANGAALFQFFRVLFGRLVGGLFSVGFFALGLFVFGGVWPVPTIPGPLQFFHALHPMSYARDAFMRATDGIYDGTFWVALVVLLGFIVVPLIASVVIYNARRHGAATELEEDRRETRLGEEPLASVTY